One Natator depressus isolate rNatDep1 chromosome 3, rNatDep2.hap1, whole genome shotgun sequence DNA segment encodes these proteins:
- the LOC141983936 gene encoding uncharacterized protein LOC141983936 isoform X2, which produces MTGKHTERLEAKVRNIKLYGSSFHCLKPRSWISDEVQAISLVVSTVILSGRAPQMKVKSELLQNDISLLHYHTPDHWVLAIALMRKKELLIIDPLCDEMIYERTCLRNWRNFIKQLTRKSSSDWNSKILQHPRQSDGHSCGSLILKKRICSTKTSVW; this is translated from the exons ATGACCGgcaaacacacagagagactgGAGGCCAAAGTGAGAAACATAAAATTGTATGGCTCTTCATTTCATTGCTTGAAACCGAGAAGCTGGATAAGTGATGAG GTACAAGCCATCTCATTGGTAGTTTCCACTGTCATTCTCTCAGGCAGAGCTCCACAAATGAAAGTGAAG agtGAATTACTTCAAAATGATATATCATTGCTTCATTACCACACACCAGATCATTGGGTTCTTGCG ATAGCCTTGATGAGAAAAAAGGAATTGTTAATAATTGACCCCTTGTGTGATGAGATGATATATGAAAGAACATGCCTGAGGAATTGGAG AAACTTCATCAAACAATTAACTAGAAAATCCTCATCTGATTGGAATAGTAAAATTCTTCAGCATCCCAGACAAAGTGATGGCCACAGCTGCGGATCACTCATCTTAAAG aAACGTATTTGCAGCACAAAGACATCAGTATGGTAG
- the LOC141983936 gene encoding uncharacterized protein LOC141983936 isoform X1, translating to MHVICVNIFFLVKFVMTGKHTERLEAKVRNIKLYGSSFHCLKPRSWISDEVQAISLVVSTVILSGRAPQMKVKSELLQNDISLLHYHTPDHWVLAIALMRKKELLIIDPLCDEMIYERTCLRNWRNFIKQLTRKSSSDWNSKILQHPRQSDGHSCGSLILKKRICSTKTSVW from the exons ATGCATGTAATATgtgttaatatttttttcctagtCAAATTTGTAATGACCGgcaaacacacagagagactgGAGGCCAAAGTGAGAAACATAAAATTGTATGGCTCTTCATTTCATTGCTTGAAACCGAGAAGCTGGATAAGTGATGAG GTACAAGCCATCTCATTGGTAGTTTCCACTGTCATTCTCTCAGGCAGAGCTCCACAAATGAAAGTGAAG agtGAATTACTTCAAAATGATATATCATTGCTTCATTACCACACACCAGATCATTGGGTTCTTGCG ATAGCCTTGATGAGAAAAAAGGAATTGTTAATAATTGACCCCTTGTGTGATGAGATGATATATGAAAGAACATGCCTGAGGAATTGGAG AAACTTCATCAAACAATTAACTAGAAAATCCTCATCTGATTGGAATAGTAAAATTCTTCAGCATCCCAGACAAAGTGATGGCCACAGCTGCGGATCACTCATCTTAAAG aAACGTATTTGCAGCACAAAGACATCAGTATGGTAG